Genomic window (Paraglaciecola psychrophila 170):
TAGCTTTAGAGCTAGAAAAGTACTTGTATACCAATTCTTTTTCTACATCATGACGTGTTTCAGAATGAAAAATAAAATGCTGATGTTTGTCGATGACATTAACAAAGGGAGTAATTCCTTGTGCAATCGCAGCATCGATAACAGTTGAAATTTCAGCGTTATCAAGGAGATTTTCAAGAGTGATTTTTTGAATTTTAGGATCCCACACTGTCACCCCATTATTATAAATTTGAGGCAACTCGAATTCATGGCCCTCAACTATGCGTTGAGCCGATAACATAGTACGGCCTGTTGCTATCGTATAAGCGATGTTTTTTTCGTTAAGAAGGATAAGGGTTTCTTTGGTGAAGGCTGATATTTCAGATGCATCATTTAATAAGGTGCCATCTAAATCGAAAAAAATAAGATCCATAGATATTTTTGTAACTCAAGATTACGGACTAAACTTTAGTCCTACATTTATGAAGGGCATGATAGTCGAATACGAATAGCACGGCAATTTAGTTTATATGCTAGAAGAACAGTTTTAAATACAAATTAAAATCTGCACTTTTAATCATAACTATTAACAAAGAATGTTAAGACCAATCCTTTGATTTTTGTATATCACTAATTTTTGCTTCAATCCATTTATCACCTTGTGTGGTGGTTTCTTTTTTCCAAAATGGCGCCTGAGTTTTAAGATAATCCATTATAAATTCGTTAGCATGATAGGCAGATTGACGATGTTGGCTCGTGACACCGACAAACACAATTTGATCAGACACTTTGAGCTGACCTACTCTGTGAATAACCGACACACTACCAAGATGCCACTTAACTCTAGCCGTTTCGACTATGTCATTTAGTACTTTTTCTGTCATCGCTGGGTAGT
Coding sequences:
- the moaE gene encoding molybdopterin synthase catalytic subunit MoaE; this translates as MSHFTQISVQTQDFDFAYQYQKLRDSNNSDGALVTFVGLVRDMNLQQSVSGLFLEHYPAMTEKVLNDIVETARVKWHLGSVSVIHRVGQLKVSDQIVFVGVTSQHRQSAYHANEFIMDYLKTQAPFWKKETTTQGDKWIEAKISDIQKSKDWS